A window of the Hordeum vulgare subsp. vulgare chromosome 5H, MorexV3_pseudomolecules_assembly, whole genome shotgun sequence genome harbors these coding sequences:
- the LOC123399627 gene encoding beta-fructofuranosidase, insoluble isoenzyme 3-like isoform X2 — protein sequence MYYKGLYHLFYQYNPKGAVWGNIIWAHSVSTDLIDWVALEPGIYPSKPFDINGCWSGSATILPNGVPVIMYTGIDPNERQVQNVAYPANLSDPFLRKWVKPDYNPIINPDRGINASAFRDPTTAWYGPDGHWRLVVGSKENMRGIAVLYRSRDFRRWIRAHHSLHAGFTGMWECPDFFPVAVAGGRRHHQSGVDTAELRDSTVAAEVKYVLKVSLDATRYEYYTIGWYDHSKDRYTPDLAFPDNDYGLRYDYGDFYASKSFYDPVKKRRVLWGWANESDTVPDDRQKGWAGIQAIPRKIFLSRGGRQLIQWPVEEIKSLRAKHVNVSDKAVKGGEYFKVGGFKSSDVEAAFMIKNLEKAEKFDMAWRTDAQGLCKKLNSHVKGGVGPFGLWLLASDDLKERTAVFFRVFKKNDTSYVVLMCNDPTRSSFESQIYRPTFAGFVNIDIAKTKKIALRTLIDHSVVESFGAGGKTCILTRVYPKKAVGDNAHLFVFNNGESDIKLTNLRAWEMKTPTMNKRLGQ from the exons ATGTACTATAAGGGGCTGTACCATCTCTTCTACCAGTACAACCCCAAGGGCGCCGTGTGGGGGAACATCATCTGGGCGCACTCGGTGTCGACGGACCTCATCGACTGGGTGGCGTTGGAGCCCGGGATCTACCCGTCCAAGCCGTTCGACATCAACGGTTGCTGGTCCGGCTCCGCCACCATTCTGCCCAATGGTGTCCCGGTCATCATGTACACAGGCATCGACCCCAACGAACGCCAGGTGCAGAACGTTGCGTATCCGGCCAACCTCTCCGACCCCTTCCTCCGCAAGTGGGTCAAGcctgactataaccccatcatcaaCCCCGACCGTGGCATCAACGCCAGCGCCTTCCGTGATCCCACCACCGCTTGGTACGGGCCGGACGG ACACTGGAGGCTCGTGGTGGGCAGCAAGGAGAACATGAGGGGGATCGCCGTGTTGTACCGGAGCCGGGACTTTAGGAGGTGGATCAGGGCACACCACTCGCTGCACGCTGGGTTCACGGGGATGTGGGAGTGCCCAGACTTCTTCCCCGTGGCGGTGGCCGGCGGCCGCCGTCACCATCAGAGCGGTGTGGACACCGCAGAGCTGCGTGACAGCACTGTCGCCGCGGAGGTAAAATATGTGCTCAAGGTGAGCCTGGACGCAACGCGCTACGAGTACTACACCATTGGCTGGTACGACCACAGCAAGGACAGGTACACCCCCGACCTTGCCTTCCCAGACAATGACTACGGTCTCCGCTATGATTACGGCGACTTCTACGCATCGAAGTCGTTCTATGACCCGGTGAAGAAGCGCCGGGTTCTCTGGGGCTGGGCCAACGAATCCGACACTGTTCCCGACGACCGCCAGAAGGGTTGGGCCGGCATCCAG GCGATACCTAGGAAGATCTTCCTGTCGCGGGGCGGGAGGCAGCTAATACAGTGGCCGGTAGAGGAGATCAAGTCATTGCGTGCCAAGCACGTCAATGTGAGCGACAAGGCCGTCAAGGGCGGCGAGTACTTCAAGGTCGGCGGCTTCAAATCC TCGGACGTGGAGGCGGCGTTCATGATCAAGAACCTTGAGAAGGCGGAGAAGTTCGACATGGCGTGGCGGACAGACGCGCAGGGGCTGTGCAAGAAGCTCAACTCACATGTTAAGGGCGGCGTTGGGCCATTTGGGCTCTGGTTGCTTGCCTCTGACGACCTCAAGGAGAGGACAGCTGTTTTCTTCAGAGtgttcaagaagaacgacaccagCTATGTCGTCCTCATGTGCAACGACCCTACAAG GTCGTCATTCGAGTCGCAGATCTACAGGCCGACCTTCGCCGGCTTCGTCAACATCGACATAGCCAAGACCAAGAAGATCGCCCTCAGGACATTG ATCGACCACTCTGTCGTGGAAAGTTTTGGTGCCGGCGGCAAGACGTGCATCCTGACGAGGGTCTACCCGAAGAAGGCCGTCGGGGACAACGCGCACCTCTTCGTCTTCAACAACGGAGAGTCGGACATCAAGCTTACCAACCTGCGTGCATGGGAGATGAAGACCCCCACGATGAACAAGCGTCTGGGGCAGTAG
- the LOC123399627 gene encoding beta-fructofuranosidase, insoluble isoenzyme 3-like isoform X1 — MAAAPLIVSLLCCAALAVHASHVVYPELQSLEAKEVGQELRTGYHFQPPKHWINGPMYYKGLYHLFYQYNPKGAVWGNIIWAHSVSTDLIDWVALEPGIYPSKPFDINGCWSGSATILPNGVPVIMYTGIDPNERQVQNVAYPANLSDPFLRKWVKPDYNPIINPDRGINASAFRDPTTAWYGPDGHWRLVVGSKENMRGIAVLYRSRDFRRWIRAHHSLHAGFTGMWECPDFFPVAVAGGRRHHQSGVDTAELRDSTVAAEVKYVLKVSLDATRYEYYTIGWYDHSKDRYTPDLAFPDNDYGLRYDYGDFYASKSFYDPVKKRRVLWGWANESDTVPDDRQKGWAGIQAIPRKIFLSRGGRQLIQWPVEEIKSLRAKHVNVSDKAVKGGEYFKVGGFKSVQSDVEAAFMIKNLEKAEKFDMAWRTDAQGLCKKLNSHVKGGVGPFGLWLLASDDLKERTAVFFRVFKKNDTSYVVLMCNDPTRSSFESQIYRPTFAGFVNIDIAKTKKIALRTLIDHSVVESFGAGGKTCILTRVYPKKAVGDNAHLFVFNNGESDIKLTNLRAWEMKTPTMNKRLGQ, encoded by the exons ATGGCGGCGGCGCCATTGATCGTGTCTCTGTTGTGCTGCGCGGCTCTGGCGGTGCACGCGTCGCACGTCGTGTACCCGGAGCTCCAGTCCTTGGAGGCCAAGGAGGTCGGCCAGGAGCTACGCACCGGGTACCACTTCCAGCCCCCAAAGCATTGGATCAATG GGCCGATGTACTATAAGGGGCTGTACCATCTCTTCTACCAGTACAACCCCAAGGGCGCCGTGTGGGGGAACATCATCTGGGCGCACTCGGTGTCGACGGACCTCATCGACTGGGTGGCGTTGGAGCCCGGGATCTACCCGTCCAAGCCGTTCGACATCAACGGTTGCTGGTCCGGCTCCGCCACCATTCTGCCCAATGGTGTCCCGGTCATCATGTACACAGGCATCGACCCCAACGAACGCCAGGTGCAGAACGTTGCGTATCCGGCCAACCTCTCCGACCCCTTCCTCCGCAAGTGGGTCAAGcctgactataaccccatcatcaaCCCCGACCGTGGCATCAACGCCAGCGCCTTCCGTGATCCCACCACCGCTTGGTACGGGCCGGACGG ACACTGGAGGCTCGTGGTGGGCAGCAAGGAGAACATGAGGGGGATCGCCGTGTTGTACCGGAGCCGGGACTTTAGGAGGTGGATCAGGGCACACCACTCGCTGCACGCTGGGTTCACGGGGATGTGGGAGTGCCCAGACTTCTTCCCCGTGGCGGTGGCCGGCGGCCGCCGTCACCATCAGAGCGGTGTGGACACCGCAGAGCTGCGTGACAGCACTGTCGCCGCGGAGGTAAAATATGTGCTCAAGGTGAGCCTGGACGCAACGCGCTACGAGTACTACACCATTGGCTGGTACGACCACAGCAAGGACAGGTACACCCCCGACCTTGCCTTCCCAGACAATGACTACGGTCTCCGCTATGATTACGGCGACTTCTACGCATCGAAGTCGTTCTATGACCCGGTGAAGAAGCGCCGGGTTCTCTGGGGCTGGGCCAACGAATCCGACACTGTTCCCGACGACCGCCAGAAGGGTTGGGCCGGCATCCAG GCGATACCTAGGAAGATCTTCCTGTCGCGGGGCGGGAGGCAGCTAATACAGTGGCCGGTAGAGGAGATCAAGTCATTGCGTGCCAAGCACGTCAATGTGAGCGACAAGGCCGTCAAGGGCGGCGAGTACTTCAAGGTCGGCGGCTTCAAATCCGTGCAG TCGGACGTGGAGGCGGCGTTCATGATCAAGAACCTTGAGAAGGCGGAGAAGTTCGACATGGCGTGGCGGACAGACGCGCAGGGGCTGTGCAAGAAGCTCAACTCACATGTTAAGGGCGGCGTTGGGCCATTTGGGCTCTGGTTGCTTGCCTCTGACGACCTCAAGGAGAGGACAGCTGTTTTCTTCAGAGtgttcaagaagaacgacaccagCTATGTCGTCCTCATGTGCAACGACCCTACAAG GTCGTCATTCGAGTCGCAGATCTACAGGCCGACCTTCGCCGGCTTCGTCAACATCGACATAGCCAAGACCAAGAAGATCGCCCTCAGGACATTG ATCGACCACTCTGTCGTGGAAAGTTTTGGTGCCGGCGGCAAGACGTGCATCCTGACGAGGGTCTACCCGAAGAAGGCCGTCGGGGACAACGCGCACCTCTTCGTCTTCAACAACGGAGAGTCGGACATCAAGCTTACCAACCTGCGTGCATGGGAGATGAAGACCCCCACGATGAACAAGCGTCTGGGGCAGTAG